CTCGCCCGGCTGCAGCATGACCATCCCGGTATCTTCCCCCCTGGCCCACTCATGCCCGAAGGGATCGTCGTAGTTGAACTGTGGCTCTATCGAAATATAGGATCCGTCCAGCGGGGCATACACTCGCAAAGCCTTGATGGTAGCCGAGGTCGCAGTAATTCGCAGCCCGTAGCCGCTCTCAGGATCGCGCAACTCCGCCACCGGACCATCGGCCATCATTCCGCGCTTCAGTTCCACAAAGCTGTCGTCGAGATTCAGCGCACCCAACTGCGCCCCCTGCCCGGTAAAGTCATACTCGGTCCCCGCCACCGGCAGCAGTCTTCCACTCAACTCACCTGTGCGGCGATCCTTCACCTCCGCGCGAAGGCCCTCCGGCAACCGCAGCATCATCTGCCCGCGATGTCCGCTCAAAATCGCAAACCGAGGATGCCAGCCAATCCCGATCGGCTCCGCGGTATCGCCGATATTGTGGGCGACGATCTTCATCTCAATCACCCTGCCGCTCAACACCACGGTCGTATTGATCTCAGTCTGCGAGAGCCAGTGGCCGTCGAAGTCCCCCGGACGAAACGTCGCCCTTGCCTCTCCTCCATCCGGCATAATGTTGGTGCTCGTCGTAGTCGACGGCTCCTTCAGCAGCAAGCCGCCGGCAGCAACCGCACTGTCCAGCCCATAGCTATCCTTCACCCCCGTCGGCAGGTTCAGATGAACTCCGCGCCACATGGACATCAGTCCACCATCCGGCGTCCGCGCCCCATAGATCCGGCCCGCCCACGGAGCCTCAATCGCCGCGCCCATCGCAAGGCTCTTTGTCCCCGTAGCGTCCGCCCCACTGCCGCTCAACTGCTCCGCCGCACTCTCCAGCGGCGGCGAAGCCAGCAGATTCACCTCGCCCTTGTCTGGAAGATAGGCCGAGATCTGCAGCATATTCATCCCGCGCCCCGGCATCAACGTCGTTGACAGAAACTCAGGGCCGCTCCCACCCACCAGCTGGGTGCGCTGCAGCGTGATCACATCCTGCCCACCCGGTCGAAAGACAATATCCTGCTTCGGCTTGGCCCGCAGCTGCTTCTTCAGCAGCGCAAACTGTCCCAGCCTGTGGGTCCGCCAGCCAAACGCCAGACCCGCAATCAGCAGTCCCAGAACCAGCACCGTCAGCAGGCCGGAGCGCATCACCGCGGCATGCCAGATACTTCTACGCCGTCGGACCGCCCACTGCTTCAGAAGCGCCCAGTACATCCTGCTCAATCTTGGATCTTCCAACTTTCCGCCTATTCCCGTCGTGATATACGAACATCATTCTACCGAGTTGTTTGACGCACCAATCTCCCATCCCGTCTCCCACCAACTATCATTGGAAGCAGTGACCCCGGCCAACCCACAAAGTACGTCTCCCCTCCTGCAACAGATTCGCGAAACCATCATCACCTGCGAACGTTGCCCTCGACTTCGTGACTACTGCCGCGGCATCGGCGCGACCAAACGCCGCGCCTACCTCGACCAGACCTACTGGTCCCGCCCCGTTCCCGGCTTCGGCGACTCGCGCGCCCGTATCCTCATCCTCGGCCTCGCCCCAGGCGCCCACGGAGCCAACCGCACCGGCCGCCCCTTCACCGGCGACGGCTCCGGCGACTTCATGTACCCCGTCCTCCACGAGCTTGGCCTCGCCAGCAAACCCCGCGCCATCACCCGCGACGACGGCCTCAGGCTTCGTCACGCCTGGATCGCCTCCGTCGTCCGCTGCGCCCCGCCCGGCGACAAGCCGCTCCCTCAAGAGATTCGCAACTGCAGCACCCACCTCGCCCAGGAGATTCAGGCTCTGCCCCGAGTGCGCGTCGTCGTCTGTCTCGGAAAGATAGCCTTCGACGGATACATGGCCTTCCTCCTCGAAACCGGCGTCATCGCTCGCAAATCGGACTACCGCTTCTCCCACGGGGCAGAGTACCTCCTCCCCAGCGGCCTACATCTGCTCGCCAGCTACCACCCATCCCTGCGCAACACCAACACCGGCCGCCTCAACCGAGTCATGTTCACACGCATCT
The Edaphobacter lichenicola genome window above contains:
- a CDS encoding uracil-DNA glycosylase, which encodes MTPANPQSTSPLLQQIRETIITCERCPRLRDYCRGIGATKRRAYLDQTYWSRPVPGFGDSRARILILGLAPGAHGANRTGRPFTGDGSGDFMYPVLHELGLASKPRAITRDDGLRLRHAWIASVVRCAPPGDKPLPQEIRNCSTHLAQEIQALPRVRVVVCLGKIAFDGYMAFLLETGVIARKSDYRFSHGAEYLLPSGLHLLASYHPSLRNTNTGRLNRVMFTRIFLRARELAGLVV
- a CDS encoding aldose epimerase family protein, which produces MEDPRLSRMYWALLKQWAVRRRRSIWHAAVMRSGLLTVLVLGLLIAGLAFGWRTHRLGQFALLKKQLRAKPKQDIVFRPGGQDVITLQRTQLVGGSGPEFLSTTLMPGRGMNMLQISAYLPDKGEVNLLASPPLESAAEQLSGSGADATGTKSLAMGAAIEAPWAGRIYGARTPDGGLMSMWRGVHLNLPTGVKDSYGLDSAVAAGGLLLKEPSTTTSTNIMPDGGEARATFRPGDFDGHWLSQTEINTTVVLSGRVIEMKIVAHNIGDTAEPIGIGWHPRFAILSGHRGQMMLRLPEGLRAEVKDRRTGELSGRLLPVAGTEYDFTGQGAQLGALNLDDSFVELKRGMMADGPVAELRDPESGYGLRITATSATIKALRVYAPLDGSYISIEPQFNYDDPFGHEWARGEDTGMVMLQPGESTQWRVRLEIFSLDSAQPERF